In one window of Saprospiraceae bacterium DNA:
- the lon gene encoding endopeptidase La yields MNFNPYEFETHLQDDGEVLPFVAVADDELPVREDNIGEILPVMPLKNTVLFPGVIIPITVGREKSIKAVSMANESDKYILVLTQIDPQTEEPGSADVYQTGTVARIVKLLKMPDGSQTVILQGRKRCRVSEWLNEDPYLKAKIVKREHLISPNKLEYEAMISSIQEKSRRIVELTPQIPNEAQVLLKNMQNDRFLLHFISSNLNISIQKKQELLEMDELHKKAETLIIYLNHEIQLLEVKDQIESRVRTDLEKQQRDYYLNQQLKTIQEELGQDPVEQDVEDLIERADKKLWTKEVKEHFDKELNKLRRMNPQVAEYSVQMNYLDLMVDLPWESYTTDRYDLAKCREVLDKDHNGLEKVKERIIEHLAVLKLKGDMKSPILCLVGPPGVGKTSLGKSIAQALDRKFIRMSLGGLHDESEIRGHRKTYIGAMPGRILQSLRKAGSANPVFILDEIDKIGKDFRGDPSSALLEVLDPEQNSSFHDNYLDLEFDLSKVLFIATANSLSTIQPALLDRMEIIELQGYSTEEKIEIAKDHLIPQVLEEHGIKPKQFKISDRILEKIIQDYTRESGVRSLRRQLAGVARKAAALIATKPKSVYQIKEDGLVAALGVARFNTERYQEKLPKGVAIGLAWTRVGGDILYIETSISSGKGKLVLTGNLGDVMKESASTALSFIKAHAEDLNIDPEYFDKYDFHIHVPEGAIPKDGPSAGITMLTSIYSAIRNKSVKPFLAMTGEITLRGKVLPVGGIKEKILAAKRAGIKTIMLCKENRVHVEEINPEHIKGLQFQYVDTMDEVLRFGL; encoded by the coding sequence ATGAATTTTAATCCCTATGAGTTTGAGACCCATCTGCAGGATGACGGAGAAGTATTGCCATTTGTAGCCGTTGCCGATGATGAACTCCCTGTAAGAGAAGACAACATTGGCGAAATTCTACCGGTAATGCCCTTGAAAAACACGGTGTTATTTCCCGGGGTTATCATTCCTATAACTGTTGGCCGAGAAAAGTCCATAAAAGCGGTCAGTATGGCCAATGAATCTGACAAATATATTCTGGTACTTACACAGATCGATCCCCAAACCGAAGAGCCTGGAAGTGCAGATGTGTATCAAACGGGTACGGTCGCTCGCATCGTAAAACTATTAAAAATGCCGGATGGCAGTCAGACAGTCATTTTACAAGGAAGGAAAAGATGCAGAGTATCCGAATGGTTGAATGAAGACCCCTATCTGAAGGCAAAAATTGTCAAGAGGGAACATCTGATCAGTCCAAATAAACTCGAATACGAAGCCATGATCTCTTCCATTCAGGAAAAATCGAGGCGTATCGTTGAACTCACCCCTCAAATTCCTAACGAAGCCCAGGTGTTGCTGAAGAACATGCAAAACGACCGGTTTTTACTGCATTTCATTTCCTCCAATCTGAATATTTCCATTCAGAAAAAACAGGAACTGCTGGAAATGGATGAGTTGCATAAAAAAGCAGAAACGTTGATCATTTACCTGAATCACGAAATTCAGTTGCTAGAAGTCAAAGACCAGATAGAATCCAGAGTACGTACTGATCTCGAAAAACAACAGCGGGATTATTATCTGAACCAGCAATTAAAAACCATTCAAGAGGAACTGGGGCAGGATCCCGTCGAGCAAGATGTAGAAGACCTCATCGAACGTGCAGATAAAAAATTGTGGACGAAGGAAGTCAAGGAACATTTCGATAAGGAATTGAATAAGCTCCGGAGAATGAATCCGCAGGTAGCTGAATATTCAGTTCAAATGAATTACCTCGATCTGATGGTAGACCTACCCTGGGAATCGTACACTACAGACCGCTATGATCTTGCAAAATGCCGTGAAGTGTTGGACAAAGATCACAATGGACTCGAGAAAGTCAAGGAACGCATCATCGAGCATTTGGCTGTACTCAAGCTCAAGGGCGATATGAAATCTCCGATTCTTTGTCTTGTGGGTCCGCCGGGAGTTGGAAAAACATCCTTGGGAAAATCAATCGCACAAGCCTTGGATAGAAAATTCATCAGGATGTCGCTGGGTGGTTTACACGATGAATCAGAGATACGTGGGCATCGCAAAACCTATATCGGAGCCATGCCGGGACGCATTTTACAATCCCTGCGAAAAGCAGGATCAGCCAATCCTGTATTTATACTTGACGAAATAGACAAAATTGGAAAAGATTTCAGGGGTGATCCTTCGTCAGCATTGCTGGAAGTTTTGGACCCTGAACAGAATTCAAGTTTTCATGACAATTATCTCGATCTTGAATTTGATTTGTCTAAAGTATTATTTATTGCTACGGCTAATTCTTTAAGCACGATCCAGCCTGCTTTGCTCGATCGCATGGAGATCATCGAATTGCAAGGATACAGCACCGAGGAAAAAATTGAAATCGCAAAAGATCATTTAATTCCCCAGGTACTTGAAGAGCATGGAATCAAACCAAAGCAGTTTAAGATCAGCGACCGCATACTTGAAAAAATCATCCAGGATTATACACGCGAATCGGGGGTAAGAAGTTTAAGAAGGCAGTTGGCAGGAGTAGCAAGAAAAGCTGCTGCACTTATAGCAACAAAACCCAAATCGGTATACCAAATTAAAGAAGATGGATTGGTTGCTGCATTGGGTGTTGCCAGATTCAACACTGAACGTTATCAGGAAAAATTACCAAAAGGCGTAGCGATTGGACTCGCATGGACTCGTGTAGGTGGCGATATCCTCTATATCGAAACCAGTATTTCCTCAGGTAAAGGAAAACTAGTCTTGACGGGGAATTTAGGTGATGTTATGAAAGAATCTGCAAGTACTGCATTGAGTTTCATCAAAGCCCACGCAGAAGATTTAAATATTGATCCGGAATATTTTGACAAGTACGATTTTCATATCCACGTTCCCGAAGGTGCCATTCCCAAAGACGGACCTTCTGCTGGAATCACCATGTTGACTTCCATTTATTCTGCGATTCGAAATAAGTCTGTCAAACCATTTCTTGCCATGACCGGAGAGATCACACTCAGAGGAAAAGTATTGCCTGTAGGAGGTATCAAAGAAAAGATCCTTGCAGCAAAACGCGCAGGAATTAAAACCATCATGTTGTGCAAGGAAAACCGGGTGCATGTCGAAGAAATAAATCCGGAGCATATTAAAGGCCTTCAATTTCAGTATGTGGATACGATGGATGAAGTGTTGAGGTTTGGACTTTGA
- the pdxH gene encoding pyridoxamine 5'-phosphate oxidase, whose amino-acid sequence MKDLRREYTQSILENEHLLADPVEQFQEWFRQCVEGGVQEPNCMVLSTVSPDGKPSSRVVLLKEIKDSGFVFFTNYNSRKSVEMERQPAVSLLFFWESMERQVRIEGKAVKIPESESDEYFYSRPLLSQIGAMVSPQSKVIHDRSELENELQNVLENHVPVKRPAHWGGFIVQPDYFEFWQGRENRLHDRFAYTLSSSNWLVARLAP is encoded by the coding sequence ATGAAAGATCTCCGCAGGGAATATACCCAATCCATTCTGGAAAACGAACACTTGTTAGCCGATCCTGTCGAACAATTTCAGGAATGGTTCAGACAATGTGTGGAAGGCGGTGTTCAGGAACCCAACTGTATGGTCCTGTCGACGGTATCGCCCGATGGCAAGCCCTCTTCGCGCGTGGTATTGCTCAAAGAAATCAAAGATTCCGGATTTGTTTTTTTTACCAATTACAACAGCCGCAAATCTGTGGAAATGGAAAGACAACCGGCGGTGAGTTTGCTGTTTTTTTGGGAATCCATGGAAAGGCAGGTTCGCATTGAAGGTAAAGCTGTTAAAATTCCCGAATCCGAATCGGATGAATATTTTTACAGCAGGCCTTTGCTGAGTCAGATTGGCGCCATGGTATCGCCTCAAAGTAAAGTGATCCACGATCGGTCCGAACTCGAGAATGAGCTCCAAAATGTGCTGGAAAACCATGTACCCGTAAAAAGACCGGCTCATTGGGGTGGATTTATCGTGCAACCCGATTATTTTGAATTCTGGCAGGGACGTGAAAACAGGTTACACGACCGGTTTGCCTATACTTTGAGTAGCAGTAACTGGCTCGTAGCCAGGTTGGCACCATAG
- a CDS encoding TolC family protein: MKAFCIAISIFSLSSFTYGQESFTLAEALEYARSHSLDLQIKNLDIRDVDGQIQEYTAIGLPKLQANVGYNYFIKLPTSIFPNFIEPAIYDVLFDENLLPRRDLEEPGGVPVQFGTKHNLNAGLELNTLLFDGSFFIGLKAQKMYRELILKQIVQSEAELRYAVTLAYLSVLTLQENVSIVQKNLSNLQKVRNEVHEIFKAGFAEKLDVDRIDLSVQNLEAELEKLQKLTNVSTTLLQFRMNYPLDKTITLKDNLGELMNRAYLEVMNPEFQLNIQNRPEHPVILQGIRLAEMNIKRYKFSYYPSLYGFAAYQQSLQRNKLFDSNDNGWFQTSNVGVNLSWPLFTGFDRKSKIQRATVTLDKTKLQLQQFENGVQLEFRNARTEYLNAMVTLENRKKSLALAEKIYDTAKIKFKEGVGSSLEVTSAERDYFQSQSHHIEAQFQLIQAKVKLDKSMGTL; encoded by the coding sequence ATGAAAGCCTTTTGCATTGCCATCAGCATTTTCAGTTTAAGTTCATTTACCTATGGTCAGGAATCCTTCACCCTGGCGGAAGCCCTTGAATACGCCCGCAGCCATAGCCTGGACTTACAAATCAAGAATCTGGACATCAGAGATGTGGACGGGCAAATTCAGGAATACACGGCCATTGGGCTGCCCAAACTCCAGGCGAATGTCGGATACAATTATTTTATCAAATTACCTACCAGCATCTTTCCGAATTTTATTGAACCGGCTATTTACGATGTGCTTTTTGATGAGAATTTATTGCCCCGCAGAGATCTGGAAGAACCAGGAGGAGTTCCCGTGCAGTTTGGGACCAAGCACAATTTAAATGCCGGATTAGAGCTCAACACCTTATTGTTTGACGGTAGTTTTTTTATCGGACTCAAAGCACAAAAAATGTACCGCGAACTCATTCTCAAACAGATTGTCCAATCAGAAGCAGAGCTCCGGTATGCAGTCACTCTGGCATACCTTTCGGTGTTGACCCTACAGGAAAATGTGAGTATTGTCCAAAAAAACCTGAGCAATCTCCAAAAAGTAAGAAATGAAGTGCATGAAATATTCAAAGCCGGATTTGCAGAGAAACTGGATGTGGACCGCATCGATTTGTCGGTACAAAACCTGGAAGCCGAACTCGAAAAACTGCAAAAACTAACAAATGTTAGTACCACCTTGCTCCAATTCCGGATGAATTATCCTTTGGATAAGACCATCACTTTAAAAGACAATCTGGGCGAACTGATGAACCGGGCTTATCTGGAAGTTATGAATCCGGAGTTTCAACTGAATATCCAAAACCGGCCGGAGCACCCCGTTATTTTGCAAGGGATCCGTCTTGCAGAAATGAATATCAAAAGATATAAATTCAGCTATTACCCCAGCCTGTATGGATTTGCGGCGTATCAGCAAAGTTTACAACGGAACAAACTTTTTGACAGCAATGACAATGGTTGGTTCCAGACTTCCAATGTGGGTGTAAATTTATCCTGGCCACTCTTTACCGGATTCGACCGGAAATCAAAAATTCAAAGGGCCACCGTAACCCTGGATAAGACCAAATTACAACTCCAGCAATTCGAGAATGGAGTACAACTCGAATTTCGGAATGCAAGGACAGAATATTTGAATGCGATGGTCACCTTAGAGAACAGGAAAAAATCATTGGCTCTCGCGGAAAAAATTTACGATACTGCAAAAATTAAATTTAAGGAAGGCGTAGGCTCCAGTCTCGAGGTCACATCGGCCGAGCGCGATTATTTCCAAAGCCAATCGCATCACATCGAAGCACAATTCCAACTCATACAGGCCAAAGTTAAACTCGACAAGAGCATGGGTACACTCTAA
- a CDS encoding cytochrome c: MKRFQLRILGLASSLFSIGLFFLTCKQQTGPEDLQAKVGAQYRKYCSNCHGGDGSISINGAVKLKYSMLSADERYLVITHGRNTMTGFESILDSTERMLLANYTLKFNNPPGHAQ; encoded by the coding sequence GTGAAGCGATTTCAGCTCAGGATTTTGGGGTTGGCAAGTTCCTTGTTTTCGATTGGCCTGTTCTTTCTGACATGCAAGCAACAGACAGGCCCGGAAGATCTTCAAGCAAAAGTGGGGGCTCAGTATCGTAAATACTGCAGCAATTGTCACGGTGGCGATGGCAGCATTTCCATAAATGGGGCTGTCAAATTGAAATACTCGATGCTGAGCGCAGATGAACGCTATCTTGTCATTACACACGGACGCAACACCATGACCGGTTTTGAAAGTATTCTCGATTCTACAGAGCGCATGTTATTGGCCAATTACACGCTGAAGTTTAATAACCCTCCGGGACATGCACAGTAA
- a CDS encoding SDR family oxidoreductase — protein sequence MHSKTILITDGNTELGINLIEKFIEKNVRVKALYLGQHEELSDVEWIHGSLDDPISYDPYLAGVDVILHNTSLLAFRKEDHKKLQKINTLATRELVNNALYSGVAGLVYLSSAYTLLRTGIPDLIKTGAEGNPVFLNEWTKTLYQAELEIYRAEAEGMKVCILNSPLVFNPGKSNESKPVNQSWLYEFYKFVILQKIPWISTQVMSNAIVDIFEKDQWGDQILISDEFCFNREDKIDSSQYDLNSRTRTLSLSEKLNSINLIQEFRHFINWEHPWLNPAASKIFEPTFKWERHSDH from the coding sequence ATGCACAGTAAAACCATTCTGATCACCGACGGAAATACTGAACTTGGTATCAACTTGATTGAAAAATTTATTGAAAAAAATGTTCGGGTCAAAGCGCTTTATTTGGGTCAGCATGAGGAATTGTCTGATGTCGAATGGATTCACGGAAGCCTTGACGATCCCATATCCTATGATCCTTATTTAGCCGGAGTTGATGTGATCCTTCACAATACTTCTCTTCTGGCGTTTAGAAAAGAAGATCACAAAAAATTGCAAAAGATCAACACCCTGGCTACCCGGGAATTGGTTAATAACGCCTTGTATTCGGGCGTAGCTGGTCTGGTATACCTGAGTTCTGCATATACTTTACTTCGTACAGGAATCCCCGATTTGATAAAAACGGGTGCGGAAGGAAATCCGGTTTTTCTCAACGAGTGGACAAAAACCTTGTATCAGGCGGAGCTGGAAATTTATCGTGCAGAAGCTGAAGGTATGAAAGTATGTATTCTCAACAGTCCGCTGGTATTCAATCCGGGAAAGTCCAATGAATCTAAGCCTGTCAACCAAAGTTGGTTGTATGAATTTTACAAATTTGTGATTCTGCAAAAAATACCATGGATATCGACGCAGGTAATGTCGAATGCAATCGTTGATATCTTTGAAAAGGATCAATGGGGAGATCAGATCCTGATTTCAGATGAATTTTGTTTTAATCGGGAAGATAAAATTGATAGCAGTCAATACGATTTAAATTCAAGAACCAGAACGCTATCTCTTTCAGAGAAATTAAACAGCATTAATTTAATTCAGGAATTCAGGCACTTCATCAATTGGGAACATCCCTGGTTAAATCCTGCTGCTTCGAAAATTTTTGAACCAACTTTCAAATGGGAAAGGCACTCAGATCATTAG
- a CDS encoding T9SS type A sorting domain-containing protein — protein sequence MKKVIHLLCFYLLVSTLTAQSVVVNSPASIAGSYQFGTATAWGADLLSNIWTADAAMMMDDGANTGDGCDTVTNKSELAGKIVLVNRGTCNFSFKALQAQDWGGIGCIIINNVPNGGVAGMGAGTYGAQIRTDFPVVMISFEDGERIKAEMANGPVNISIGNIRFDHDVATNNRAGICHAPYGTYPGGWIRNAGDFSITPGSDVTNKGRNIETGGKVNAVIHFTPSGGSASELYNNSSDGSLVIEIDSTRSAFLPPFDLTGNVPGNSIGKGTVTYTVSSDQTDQSPFDNVAVSEFYLTSNIISKSRLQSNLRDPFATSSYRRSDGTNAEYLTGVRIPYGAGCKIDSILYFMTVSAPATLAGLTPEAILYGWDDADGDGNATNAEVSFLALGTFTFDAAETRSGAVVRIPLEDFNSGDPGYMIPADNMRFFVGVRFTGSELPFFGFDEGMDYNCNNLLMTNAGTMTDTELPYLGITGYDPNTGVPDFENAAFLFTGLRAGLSASLVMSGNCLVASKQLPDHEAQLSVFPTPTKDFLNVDVKLNETSSRLVYNIIDQSGRILYYELDESGSDVYQTRLDVQHLNAGQYHLQILTDKGLKQKTFTVIK from the coding sequence ATGAAGAAAGTTATACACCTTTTATGTTTTTATCTTTTAGTTTCAACACTTACAGCGCAATCTGTAGTGGTCAATTCTCCAGCCTCCATAGCCGGTTCGTATCAGTTTGGTACGGCCACAGCCTGGGGTGCAGATTTATTATCAAATATTTGGACAGCGGACGCAGCCATGATGATGGACGATGGTGCCAATACTGGAGATGGTTGCGATACCGTAACCAACAAATCTGAACTTGCCGGTAAAATTGTTCTGGTTAACAGAGGAACCTGCAATTTTAGTTTTAAAGCTTTGCAGGCACAGGATTGGGGTGGTATAGGATGCATTATTATTAATAATGTCCCCAATGGTGGAGTAGCAGGAATGGGTGCAGGAACCTACGGTGCCCAAATCAGAACAGATTTTCCTGTGGTCATGATCTCCTTTGAAGATGGGGAACGCATCAAGGCAGAAATGGCTAACGGACCCGTAAACATCAGTATTGGAAATATTCGATTTGATCACGATGTTGCTACAAATAACAGAGCTGGAATTTGCCACGCACCTTATGGCACATATCCTGGTGGCTGGATCCGTAATGCCGGAGATTTTTCTATCACACCGGGCTCTGATGTCACCAACAAGGGTAGAAATATTGAAACCGGGGGTAAGGTAAATGCTGTCATCCATTTCACACCTTCAGGAGGGAGCGCTTCAGAATTATATAATAACTCATCTGATGGATCTCTTGTTATTGAAATTGATTCAACGAGATCGGCATTTTTACCACCATTTGATTTAACGGGCAATGTACCTGGTAATTCAATTGGTAAAGGTACAGTTACTTACACCGTGAGTTCAGATCAAACAGACCAATCCCCATTCGATAACGTAGCAGTGTCTGAATTTTATTTAACATCCAATATTATATCAAAATCAAGATTACAATCCAATTTACGGGATCCATTTGCTACTTCTTCCTACAGGAGATCAGATGGTACAAATGCAGAATATCTGACGGGTGTGAGAATTCCTTACGGTGCCGGATGTAAAATTGACAGTATTTTATATTTCATGACGGTTAGTGCACCCGCAACATTAGCCGGATTGACCCCGGAAGCAATTCTTTATGGTTGGGATGATGCTGATGGCGATGGAAATGCCACAAATGCTGAAGTGAGTTTTCTTGCTTTAGGTACTTTCACATTCGATGCAGCTGAAACACGCTCAGGCGCTGTCGTTCGCATTCCATTAGAGGATTTTAATTCTGGCGACCCGGGGTATATGATTCCTGCAGATAACATGAGATTCTTTGTTGGTGTTCGATTTACAGGTTCGGAATTGCCTTTCTTTGGATTTGATGAAGGAATGGATTACAATTGTAACAATCTGTTGATGACAAATGCAGGAACCATGACCGATACTGAATTGCCTTATTTAGGAATTACAGGATACGATCCAAATACCGGTGTACCCGATTTTGAAAATGCTGCTTTCTTGTTTACTGGATTGAGGGCGGGCTTGTCTGCATCCTTAGTGATGTCTGGAAATTGCCTGGTAGCAAGCAAACAATTACCAGATCACGAAGCACAACTTAGTGTATTCCCAACACCCACTAAAGATTTTCTGAATGTCGATGTTAAACTTAATGAAACTTCTTCAAGATTGGTATATAACATTATCGATCAGTCAGGCAGAATTCTTTATTATGAACTCGACGAATCAGGTTCAGATGTTTATCAAACCCGATTGGATGTGCAGCATTTGAATGCAGGACAATACCATTTACAAATATTAACCGACAAAGGGTTAAAACAAAAAACATTCACAGTTATTAAATAA
- a CDS encoding TonB-dependent receptor gives MKKQLFATVSFMLLTTFAFAQMNIQGLVKDKDGNALEGASVQVISTTRGTHTNSKGEFSIALNKGEKIRVSLVGFQSRDWEPVSGLAHEIILESALTELDQVVVVGTRRSNRVRTETPVPVDVVPISQTQFPTGKMDVTSLLNFSAPSFNHSKQSGSDGADHVDLGTLRGLGPDQTLVLVNGKRRHQSAFVSVFGTRGRGNSGTDLNAIPQTSIDRIEILRDGASAQYGSDAIAGVMNIILKKETGKLTGNVGYAAYYDDEYNTILSKDQGYNEYDSKLDGKTFSAGANYGLNLGSQGGFLNLTADYVTTSKTYRQDPSQTLPFNIYRRTHGDGSYDGIGAGLNAEYPLNDHGNCSLYAFANYTSRETDAFAFTRRFGDNPERFPTDASGNLIQVPGIIKSDGAGSYYYNPHIQTEISDLSGTLGLKGKLGENWNYDLSGTHGSNDFHFFGDQTFNAGLGADKTHFDDGGFKFSQSTANLNLSREIPSILKGMHLALGAEYRSENYELYAGEEASYANYNPDKPSGAQGFPGYQPGDEVDASRNTFGVYADVETDVCRSLLLGAAFRYENYSDFGSTSNYKFTGRYKIDATTALRASVSTGFRAPSLQQINFSSTFTTVQGGLISEVKIAPNSSPITRAAGIPELKQEESVNVSLGITLRPANNLIFSVDAYRVEVEDRVVLSGQFSADDASLSQNLRDILNNLKVSYAQFFANAVNTTNMGIDVVLEYSHSCGSGNLKYLFTGNAQKMEIDQINIPAELNTSESNREYFFSEREQYFLIASAPKTKFGMALDYSWDRFSVGTRLNYFGQVNLLGYGDFNTLEPQVPTDADENIRVRDEYNYRRRWVHDVFASVKIMEGAKIYLGVDNLWNVHPDLGFAPGAAGWAYNNETGGPWDAVQMGGNGRRLFARLAFQF, from the coding sequence ATGAAAAAACAACTGTTCGCTACGGTAAGCTTCATGTTGCTCACCACTTTTGCATTTGCTCAAATGAATATTCAGGGCTTGGTTAAAGACAAAGACGGCAATGCCCTGGAAGGAGCTTCCGTGCAAGTGATTTCCACAACCCGCGGTACGCACACCAATTCCAAAGGTGAATTCAGTATTGCATTAAACAAAGGGGAAAAAATACGGGTGAGCCTGGTAGGTTTTCAGAGCCGGGATTGGGAGCCCGTGTCAGGTCTGGCCCACGAAATCATTTTAGAGAGTGCTTTAACGGAACTGGATCAGGTCGTTGTTGTTGGGACGCGTCGCAGCAATCGAGTCCGTACGGAAACTCCCGTTCCCGTTGATGTGGTGCCTATCAGTCAGACCCAATTTCCAACCGGAAAAATGGATGTTACTTCCTTGCTGAATTTTTCAGCTCCTTCATTCAATCATTCCAAACAATCGGGCTCAGACGGAGCAGATCATGTGGATCTTGGTACTTTGCGCGGACTTGGTCCGGATCAAACATTAGTCCTGGTCAATGGAAAAAGAAGACACCAATCAGCCTTTGTATCAGTTTTTGGTACTCGCGGTCGAGGCAATTCCGGAACTGACCTGAATGCCATACCACAAACATCAATTGATCGCATAGAAATACTCAGGGATGGTGCCTCCGCACAATACGGTTCTGATGCCATCGCAGGAGTAATGAACATCATCCTTAAAAAAGAAACCGGAAAACTCACCGGAAATGTGGGTTACGCAGCATATTACGACGACGAGTACAATACCATCCTGTCAAAAGATCAGGGTTACAACGAATACGACAGCAAACTCGATGGTAAAACTTTTTCAGCCGGAGCAAATTACGGACTCAATCTGGGTAGCCAGGGCGGATTTTTAAATCTCACTGCTGATTATGTAACAACAAGCAAAACCTACCGCCAGGATCCATCGCAAACTTTACCTTTCAATATCTATAGAAGAACACATGGAGATGGTTCTTACGATGGAATCGGAGCAGGACTCAATGCAGAATATCCACTCAATGATCATGGCAATTGTAGTCTGTATGCTTTTGCAAATTATACTTCGCGCGAGACAGATGCCTTTGCATTTACGCGCAGATTTGGCGACAATCCCGAAAGATTTCCAACAGATGCTTCCGGAAATCTCATTCAGGTTCCGGGCATCATCAAATCAGATGGTGCAGGTTCTTATTATTACAATCCGCACATCCAGACAGAGATCAGCGATCTTTCAGGAACACTCGGACTGAAAGGAAAACTTGGAGAAAATTGGAATTATGATCTTTCCGGAACGCACGGCAGCAACGATTTTCATTTTTTCGGCGACCAGACTTTTAATGCAGGTCTCGGAGCCGACAAAACTCATTTTGACGATGGAGGATTTAAATTTTCGCAATCCACGGCGAATCTGAATTTATCCAGAGAAATACCATCCATACTCAAAGGAATGCATCTTGCCCTGGGTGCAGAATATCGTTCTGAAAATTATGAATTGTATGCCGGTGAAGAAGCCTCCTATGCCAATTACAATCCCGACAAACCAAGCGGTGCACAGGGATTCCCGGGTTATCAGCCCGGTGACGAAGTGGATGCATCGCGGAATACATTTGGCGTCTATGCAGACGTAGAAACGGATGTGTGTCGTTCATTGTTGCTCGGCGCAGCCTTCCGTTATGAAAACTATTCCGACTTTGGTTCTACTTCCAATTACAAATTCACGGGTAGGTATAAAATTGATGCGACAACAGCTTTACGTGCATCTGTAAGTACGGGCTTCAGAGCACCTTCCTTGCAACAAATCAATTTCAGTTCAACTTTTACAACCGTGCAAGGTGGTCTGATCTCAGAAGTAAAAATTGCGCCCAATTCAAGTCCAATAACCCGTGCAGCCGGAATTCCCGAACTGAAACAAGAAGAATCGGTCAACGTGAGTTTAGGTATTACATTGCGTCCGGCAAATAATCTGATTTTTTCAGTAGACGCTTATAGAGTAGAAGTCGAAGACAGAGTAGTGCTTTCCGGACAATTCAGTGCAGATGATGCTTCACTCAGTCAAAACCTCAGAGATATTTTGAATAATCTAAAGGTTAGTTATGCGCAGTTTTTTGCCAACGCAGTCAACACTACCAACATGGGTATCGATGTGGTTCTCGAATACAGCCATTCTTGTGGAAGCGGCAACCTGAAATACCTGTTCACCGGAAATGCACAAAAAATGGAAATTGATCAGATCAATATTCCGGCTGAGCTCAATACATCCGAGTCCAATAGAGAATATTTCTTCAGCGAACGCGAGCAATATTTTCTGATCGCTTCTGCACCGAAAACAAAATTTGGGATGGCCTTGGATTATAGCTGGGATCGTTTTTCTGTGGGCACGAGATTGAATTATTTTGGACAAGTGAATTTATTGGGTTATGGCGATTTCAATACCCTCGAACCACAGGTGCCCACCGATGCTGATGAAAACATCCGCGTGCGGGATGAATACAATTATCGCCGCAGATGGGTACACGATGTTTTTGCTTCCGTTAAAATTATGGAAGGCGCAAAAATTTATCTCGGTGTTGATAATCTATGGAACGTCCATCCCGATTTGGGATTCGCACCCGGTGCTGCAGGCTGGGCATACAACAACGAAACTGGCGGTCCCTGGGATGCTGTTCAGATGGGCGGCAACGGACGGAGATTGTTTGCGAGATTGGCGTTTCAGTTTTGA